A stretch of Mytilus edulis chromosome 11, xbMytEdul2.2, whole genome shotgun sequence DNA encodes these proteins:
- the LOC139493943 gene encoding 52 kDa repressor of the inhibitor of the protein kinase-like, whose amino-acid sequence MALIPAHLEQTNRDALDDLLEVYKDDLPMASSFQQEYNLWQRQWSSQTDKPNNIKDTLVDSRVCPLLFPNITKVLNLLLLTSVTASSVERANSSLRFVKNSFRSSMSEDRFNALVLLFVHKDIDIDIQAVLDMFARKYPRRMLLLNPLA is encoded by the coding sequence ATGGCTTTGATACCGGCTCATTTAGAACAAACCAACAGAGACGCTTTAGACGATCTTTTGGAGGTTTACAAAGATGATTTGCCGATGGCTTCAAGCTTTCAACAAGAGTATAATTTATGGCAAAGGCAATGGTCTTCACAGACGGATAAACCCAATAACATCAAAGACACTCTTGTTGACAGCAGAGTATGCCCATTGTTGTTCCCGAACATTACAAAGGTCTTGAATTTGCTATTGCTTACGTCCGTTACAGCTAGTTCAGTAGAGAGAGCAAACTCTTCACTTCGATTCGTAAAGAATTCCTTCAGAAGTTCTATGAGTGAGGATCGGTTTAATGCCTTAGTTCTGCTGTTTGTCCACAAGGATATTGACATTGACATCCAAGCTGTTCTGGACATGTTTGCTAGGAAATATCCTAGACGAATGTTACTATTAAATCCATTGGCTTAA